One window from the genome of Desulforegula conservatrix Mb1Pa encodes:
- a CDS encoding transposase, translating into MAKNMIQFQKGKSIHEFLSEYGTEDKCQDSLFRLRWPHGFRCPNCGGSKFCELKSRDLYQCHKCHHQASVKAG; encoded by the coding sequence ATGGCAAAAAATATGATCCAATTTCAAAAAGGAAAGAGTATTCACGAATTCCTGTCCGAATATGGGACCGAAGATAAGTGCCAAGACTCATTATTCAGACTTAGATGGCCGCATGGTTTTCGTTGTCCGAATTGTGGCGGTTCGAAATTTTGTGAGCTCAAATCAAGAGATCTGTACCAATGCCACAAGTGTCACCATCAGGCGTCGGTAAAAGCCGGA